One Pseudomonas sp. MM213 genomic window, AATGACGCCAATCACCAGATTGGCCCCGGTGCGCGCCGACAACCCGGCCAGCGCTTCGGTTTCTACGCCCGGGACGTCGATGGCGTTGGCGAAATACCGGGCAAATGCTTCTCGACCTTCCGGCAGTCGATAACCCAGTTGCGTGCCGAACCCCTCGCCTTTCGGGTAACCACCGAGCAACGCTTCGGGCATGACCACCAGCGCCGCGCCGGCTTCAAGGATGGCGTTTTCGTAAGAGAGGATTTGCTCCAGGGTCTCGGCCTTGCCGCCGGGCAGTGCGCCGATTTGCAGTGCAGCAACGATTGACTTGGGCATTGCAGTAACTCCATTCGAATCGGGTGTTGCTCATTCTCAGGCGCTACCGGATCATGAATAAAGCCCCGTTCGCTGCTGAATGATATGAACACCATGAATATCGCCACCGTCGATCTCAACCTGCTCAAAGTCTTCGAAGCCTTGCATGAAGAGTCCAGCGCCAGCCGTGCAGCGCTGCGTCTGGGCGTCACACAGTCGGCGGTCAGCGCGGCGTTGCGCCGACTGCGCGAGGTGTATGGCGATCAATTGTTTGTGCGCACCGGCCGAGGCCTGGCGCCGACGCTCAAGGCCAATCAGTTGAAACCGGTGGTCAGCGACGCGCTGAACAAATGCCGACAAAGCCTGGCGATGGTCGATCCGGCCGCCCATCACTATGAAGGCCGTTCGGTCACGGTGGGCATGTCGGATGATTTCGAAATTGCCTACGGCCGCCGCTTGATCGAAGAGATCGCCCGTTGCGCGCCGAAGTTACGGCTGATCTTCCGCCAGACCCACAGCCAGATCGTCGCCCACGCGTTGATGGAGCGCAGCATCGACCTGGCGATCACGGCCGGCGGGTTTGCCGAACGGTTGCTGAGTCGTCAGGTATTGGGGGAAGGCGATTATCTGTGTCTGGTTGACCCGAAGAGTCTGGCCGCGGGACAACAAACCATCGACCTTGAGGAGTTCGTCACCCGTGAACATATTCTGGTGTCATCGGGTGGTTTTATCGGGATCACCGACGAAGGGTTGGCCGCGTTGGGCCTGAGCCGGCGGGTATGCGCTTCGACCACGCATTTCGCAGCGTTACCGCATCTGCTCAAGGGCAGTCAGGCGGTGGCGACCATCCCGGCGCATGCCGCCCGAAGCATCGCCGCGCTCAGCGGGTTGACGCTGCTGCCCTGCCCGTTGGCATTGCCGCGTTACCCGATCGAACTGGGCTGGCGTACCAGCACGCAGCTCGATCCGGTGGTGTTGAAAGTGCGTGAGGCGATTGTCGCGATTTTTGCGTGAGGCCGGCCTTATTTGGCCGCCATCAACCGATTGACTTCACTGCGCACCATGTTGGCGAATTCCGGAGGCGACATGCCGTCGAGTTCGGAACGGACCCACTCGGCCCATTTGCCTTTGCGCTTGGCGCGTTCGCCGAACAAGCGTGCGGCCTCGCCTTTGGCTTTGCCCAGGTTGTTCTGCCAGAGTTCGAACAGACGGGATTTCTCGTCTTCAAGCGCTGCGCGCTCGGCAAGGGGTTTGTCGGCCAGATTGAAGCTCATGGGGAGTTACCTGCTGCGTAAATAGGCGACATCTTACACTGTAGGAAGAAATGTCCTGCGCAGGATTTTTCTACAGTAGGGCCTGCGCAGGTAAAATCGCTGCAACTTTTTCAATCGCCGCAGACTCCATTGTTCACTGCCCACTCACCTGCAAGGAGTATCCCAATGGCTCGGAAAACCGCCGCACAAGCCGCCGAAGACCAAATCAAGGATCAAGCGTTCAGCGAGCTTCAGGCGCTGATCGAAGAGTCGGAAAAATTGCTGAAAAGCAGTGCCTCGCTGGTCGGTGAGGAAGCGGACACGCTCCGTGGGCAAATCGCCCAGAAACTCCAGCAGGCGCGGGACTCGGTAACCCGCGTTCGTGACCGGACCCTGCCTGCGGTCGAAGCGACAGAAATCTATATCGGCGGTCATCCGTGGCAAACCGTGGCGATTTCCGCCGGTTTCGGTTTGGTTGTCGGGTTGTTGCTGGGCCGACGCTAACCGGCCGCGCCTTTGTCACGCTGACGTTGGCTAAACGCAATTTAATGTAGGAGCCGGCTTGCTGGCGATAGCGATCTCAAGGACGCCATCGCCAGCAAGCCGGCTCCTACACAGTCCGTGTTTCGACGTTAGAGTTCGGCCAACTCGGTTTCGAATTTAGAGACCAGCCAATTCGCGCAGATTCGCCAGCGTATCCGCATCCAGCTGAATACCATCAGCGTTGGACTTGGCGCGCTGATGATGGCGGCGATCACCCGGCAACCGTTTGAGCCCCACACCGTGCATCTGCCGCACCAGTTCCTGGCTGCGCTCAGCAAAACTCTGCCCGGCGGCCTTGCTCGGATCGATCACGATCAACAGTTGGCCGGTCCATGGCGTCTTGGCGCCAGGGTGGTTTTTCCAGTCGAATTCGAAGGAAAAATTGCCGCCGGTCAACGCCGCCGCCAACAGCTCCACCATCATCGACAACGCCGAACCTTTGTGCCCGCCAAACGGCAGCAACGCCCCACCCTCCAGAATCGCTTTCGGGTCCTGGGTCGGCTGACCGAGGCCGTCCACGCCCATGCCCGCGGGCAAGCGCTCACCCTTGCGTGCGGCGATCTGCACATCGCCATGGGCGATGGCGCTGGTGGCCAGGTCGAAGACTATCGGATCACCGTCCGCGCGCGGTGCGGCGAAGGCAATCGGGTTGGTACCGAACAGCGGGCGATCGGCGCCGTGCGGCACCACGCAGGTCATGCTGTTGACCACGCTCAACGCCACCAGCCCTTCATAGGCGAACGGCTCGACGTCCGGCCACAACGCCGCGAAGTGATGGGAATTGCGAATCGCCAACACCGCGATCCCGGCGCTGCGGGCCTTCTCTACCAGCAAGGAACGTGCGGCGGCGAGCGCCGGTTGGGCGAAGCCATTGCCGGCGTCGACCCGGACAAAACCCGACGCCACGTCTTCAACCACCGGCAAGGCCTGGCCATTGACCCAGCCGCTTTTCAGCGTCGACACGTAACCGGGAATGCGGAACACGCCATGACTGTGGGCGCCATCACGTTCGGCACCGGCGCAGTTGAGGGCCAGTGCCCTGGCGACTTCGGCGGAGGTGCCGTGACGAACGAAAATGCGTTCGAGCAAAAGGACGAGAGAATCAAAATCCAGGGTCGAGTTGGCCGAACTGACTGCCATTTCAGGCGAAGCGGTCATCTGAAGCTCCAGTGTTATTTTTAGAGGCGGGCGACAGGTCGATTAAGCGCTTTTTTACCGGCTTCCTGTCAAGTCTCTCGCGCAAGCAATATGTACCGCACCCCGCCTTTTCCCGCCCCCTATTGTTGCCCCTCGACCCAACGAACTGCGCTGAACACCGTCGCAGTCCATCGAGGAAACATCATGACGACACCTGCACTGCCGTATTTTTTTGACGAAGCCTTGGCTGCATCCACTGCCGGGTTACTCGGCGAACGGGAAACCGCGCTGGGCTTTACCCTGGACGATCTGAACTGGTTGAACACGGTTTACAAGCCGACCCAGGCAGCCCGCAAAACCCATGAAAAACCGATGCAGGCCTTCCAGTTGCTGCTGTCTTTGCCCGGCAAGGCCGGCATTCCTTTGGCCGGCGCCTTTGCCATGAGCCGACCCGATAATGGCGCGGTCACGCTCTTCACACCGTGCAAAGGCTTGATCAAATTCGCGGGCATGGCCGACCTCAAAAACAAACTCAAAGAATGGCTGGCACAGGCCACTGAAAAAAGTGAACTGCTGCGCTTCCACTCCATCGAACAACGCCTGCCCTTGGCCGCCGCCGCTGCACTCGATATCTCCACTCGCGAAATCGAAGGCGCGGTATTTGAAGATCAGGAACTCACGCTCAAGCAACAGCGGGAACAAAACCTCAAGGCGATGGCGGACGAGTTGGTCAAGATGCCCACCTTGCAATCAATGCTGGACGACCTCCTCAAACACGCGTTGTCCAAGCCATTCCCCAAACTGGACCAGCGTCTGACGCGGCTGAACAGCTTTGTCAGTACGGGATCTGCGTTTGATCAACGTGGAACGCCCCATGGGATTGCAACGATGTCACTGAGCGAGGCCCTCCTGCATTTTTACCTGACGAATCAGTGGCCGACGGGCGCCTCCAGGGTGTTTACCCATCCCGAGCACGCCACCAGCAGCAATGCCGATAACCAGACCTGGGAAAGCGCGGTAAAAAAAATCGCGCAAGGTTTTACGCCTCACCTGCATAGCCTGCTCGAGACGTTCTGGGACTCGCTCATGAGCAATGGATTGTCGCGCCGGGCTTTTTTCACCGAGGGCCTGCAAGACACTTTTCACGCGAGGCTGTTAAACCAGCACCAGCAGGGCACTTTGACGACAGAGCAATACCTGCGGCTGATGAATGTGAGCCTCCCCCCGGCCACGGTCGATCCCCTTCGCATCGAAAAAGTGCGGTTCACCGCCCCCTTCAAACAATTCGCAGAGCTTGCCTCGACCTTGATGATCGGCGGCGCGAACACGCTGGGTTTCCTGTACAGCCCGTCCCGCGGCATCGAGGCCACAAGCAACCTGCCAGCAGTGAAAAAAATCGCCCTGCAAATGCTCAACAGCGCAGAGCATGAAGACACGCTGCTCAAGTTCATGTCATTGAACGAACGCTGCACGTTTCTTGGACTGGTACTGAACGATCGGGTGATCGTCGGTGAACCCATCGTCGGCCCGGTGTTTGCAAGCGTGATGACTGACATCATTGATAAACAACGGCAAAACCTCAGCCATGCCTTGAGCCGTTACCGTGAAAGCGAAGGCACGCTGGACCCTCATGCCTTGCTCGACAATGCCCTGGACGTCCGGGCATTGATCGATCCCCGCTTGCTGCTGCCTGAAGCCGTGGGACGCTGGAGCACTCGACCGGACCATGGCGTGAATGCGCGGCCGGCCACCGTGCGCGCCGAGTCGGCCAAACAGGAGCTGTCGCTGCTGAGCTCGGTCGAACAGGCGCTTGATCAAGTCCTTGAAAAACACCCGGTCATTCCCACAACAACCCGCACGTTCGCCGCGGCGCAAAGCCTCGTCAGTTCATCATTGGCAGGTTTGAAATCGAGTTTTACCCACACACTGTCAACGGCACTGCGCAGTGAATTGAAGCTTCGCGCCGTCTCGCGCACCCTGGGTGCGGCGGAACAGGCGATCATCAAAACCGTTCTCGATACGCCTACAAGCGCGGACCGAGCGGCATTGAACGGCTTTTTACCGGAGGTCTTTTCCCTGGCGTTGAAGGCCGGCACCGCGGCAACCCCACTGAAACTGGCCAGCTGTTTTGTCCTGACTGAACGCGGCGGCCTGGATCCGCTGCACTCGGGCAAGGCCATTCTGTGGACGCCGGCACTGGGATTTGAAGCCTTCAAGGCACTGACGCCGCTAAAGGAAGAGCTCGAACGACGCCTTAAAGACAAGAATCATCGTTCCATGCTTCTGGAAAACCTCGGTCGTAGCGAGCGATTGCCAGGCAGGGCCTACACACTGGCGCCACTGCAACAGGTCCATGGGCATTTTCTCGACAGTGTGCAAAGGCCCTTTGTTGATCTGGACCAGACCTTCGTCACCCGCGCGCTGACCACCCCGCTCTCCCCCGCGCCGCTGGCCAGTCTGCTGAACCTGGTGGCCCTGCGTGAGCCGATGACCGGGCTAAGTCGCGCGAGCGACATTGCCCAGTCCCTGATCACCCAGCAAAAACTGCCGGCCTGGCTGGCCAAGGCGCCGATCAAAGACTTGATCCTGCATGGCGAATTGCTTCAGCAATATCTGCACAACGTCAAAGACGACGAGGACTACCTCACCGGCATCCGATCATTGAAGCAAACCGCCCACCATGAACTGGAACAACAACTCAAGGCCGACACGTTCAACATCAATCCGGACAAGGTCCAGGTCGAGATCAGCGCCAGCCCCTGGTCTGCGTCCAGCAAACAGACCCTGACCGATTTTGCGTTGGCTCACCTCAAGGACCTGGACACTGTCTCGCTCAAATTGACGTCGCTGGACACCACGGTCATTCCGGCGGGCATGGACGAACGCTACATCAAAGACCTGATACGCAACCTGAAACCGGGCGAACATCAGCAGAAAATACTCAGCGCAGCCCTTGCCGACACCGTGGCAAACGCGGATCGCAGGCAACGTTTTTACACGCAACTGCCCTGGCAACTGATGCACCACGCCCACGTTGAAAAACTGCAGGAGCGCCTGAGCGAAACCGGGTTTGATCTGATCCGCCAGGTCATGGACATGCCAGACGCCATCGCCCGTGCAGCCGTCGATGGCGCCCACGCGATCATCCGGCCCCTGGAGTTGCTCGGTGTCAGGAGCGGACAAACCGTCAAAGTGCCGGGCGTCTACCTGATCGGCTCATCGGCCGACCGCACGGCGCCGCAGGTGCTTGTCGCCCCTCACAGTCCACGGCACGGGATCAAGGAATACCAAAGCGAAACCCAGCTGCTGGCAGAACTGAAGACGCGCGGCGCACTGCTCGACTGGGTGCTCATGAACCTGCCGCAACCCGAGCGGATCTTGCTCGAAACCCGAATGGCAACGCGCAGTAACCGGGCTACAAGAGCCGCACCTGTGGCAACGGACAATACCGATGCCGACGTCAAGCTGGCGTCCAACCCGATCAAGGGGCACCTGTTCGGGCACTTGTTCAATGACAATGCCGCGTTGTTGGGCCGCTTGCTCGGTTGTCAGTCCGATAACCAAAAGCAGAGTGCATGGGCAACCATCAAGCATGTTCTGGGCGAGGACCTGCACGAGGCGTATTCATTTTTCATGGGCAAGCTCGCCTACCCTGTCACGGTGTACCACAGCTACCTTGACATCAAACAATCCGCCGAAGACCTGCAGACGCACAAATGGGGCGCGGCCATCAGAGAATTCATCAGCGGCATTGCTCAACTCGCTTCGTTGCGCCAATCGCTGGACACTCACGCACCGCCGACTTCCACGCCAGCCGAACCGCCACCGGAAAAAACCGATGCCCGCTGCAAATGGCAGGACATCAAGGTGACCGCCCCCGAGCGCACAGGCTTGAAGCGTCATGAAAGCCTCCACATCGACCTGGGTTCGCTCAAGCCCGACTCAACGCCCGGGCTCTACGCGCACCCGACGACCAAGCAACTTTACGGGCCGGTGGAAGGCAAAGTGTTTCCGGTGACCAAACGCGGCACCCGCTGGCGCATCGCCGACACACAGACGCTCGGCCCTTATCTGCGGCAAAACGAATCGAAACAATGGGTGCTCGACCGGGATACACCGAAGCCGCAGTTCGGCCTTATCCGTCGGCTGGATGCTCTGGCAGCGGCTTGGGACGGCATGAACATCGACGCCCATGGAATGCGGCAGATACGACGTTTTTACCCGCACAAGGCTCGGCAGATCGACCAAGCGCTGGACCAGGCAACGAGCTATGCCTGGAACAGTTTTCAAAACCTGCAATTGCTGAAGAACGCCGAAAACACGAACACCCCCGCGCATCAACTCATCAAGCGTTTCCTTGATGTGCCGGAGGTGTTGCCAGCGCATGTGGAAAAACTTGAAAAGGTCGTGGGCGACATGTTTACCGCGTTGTTGGACCCTACGCTCAGAAAAGCCAAGTCCGATCGTTTTGTCGTCGGCCGGGTAAACGATGGCGCCGACAGTACATTCGGCCTCACCGTCCCGAATGACACCGAGAAGAAAATCTATCTGGCAGAAAAATTCTTCGATCCCGGTTTCGAGCATTACCGCCAATATCTAACCAACACGGCCTTCCCGATCCACACGCATGCCCGGGCGATAACGCTCCTGCATGAGCTTTCACACCTTGTTTGTAATACCGAGGACATTTCCTACCTTGACCCTGGCAGACCTTTCGCCGACCTGATCGGCACGGCCAGCGCGACCGCCACTGATCTCAAGAATGCATTGACCGATGCTCAGGACACAGCACTGTCACTCAAGACACCTTACACACAATTGTTCATGACCCAGGATGCCGACACCGGCGTATGGGAAGACCCAGGAAGTACGACTTATGAAAATACTGACCGGGTAAAAGCCCAAATTTTGACGTTGACCGGCGCAGACAACCTGAGCGGTGCTCGCGAGACCTTCAAAAAAGACTCACTGAGGCGGCTGGCGGTGCAACTTGGAAATGCCGACAGCGTGGCCTGGTTGATCAGTCATCTCGGACGCGAGCTACACGTCAATACACCTTAGACTCCAGAAAATAAACAGCCGTTTGATGGGTAAATGCCATGACGGCTGTTCTCGCAGACTGCCCTCAAGGTTAGAATGCAGGAAATCAGGATGAGTCAATGACCGACACCCCTCTCTCGCAAGCCCAATATGACGCCATCACCGATGCCGCTGCGCACTGGTGCATGCGTCTGCACGCCACCGACTGCACGGCCGAGGAACGGCAGGCATTCAAACAGTGGCTTGACGCTGATCCAATGCATGCGTTCGAGTACGAGGCCATGCTGGAGATTTGGGATGTCGCGGGAGATTTGCCTCGTCCCGAAGCCGTCATGCCCGTCGCTCGCCTCCAACCCACAACGCCTTGGCGCACGTTCGGCATCGCTGCCGCCGTGTGTGCCCTGGCGTTGCCACTGGCGGCTTTTAGCGGGTGGAGCCTGGGCTGGATTCCCAACTCGTACCAGCATTTCGAAGCCAGCAATACGGTCCGTCAGGTCACACTGAGCGATGGCAGCCAGGTCGAACTGAACCTTGGCACCGAGCTGACCTACAGCAATTACAAGGATCAGCGCCGCGTCAGACTGGAAAAAGGCGAAGCCTTCTTCAAAGTCAGCCACGACACGAACCACCCGTTTATCGTTCGGGCGGCAGAAGGCAGAATCCGGGTCACCGGCACCCAGTTCAATGTCTGGATGTACGAGGATCAGGTGCGCGTCAACCTGATCGAAGGTTCGGTTCTGGTCAGCAGCAACAATGACCTGCCAGGTGATGGCCTGCGGCTTGAGCCATCGATGCAGGCGCGCTACAAACACGGCGACTTCACGCCGCAGATCAGCCAGACCTACGCTAACGACAGCTCGCTGGCCTGGCGTCACGGCAAACTGGTGCTCGATAACCTGGCGTTGTCCGAAGCCCTGCCATTGATCAATCGCTACCTGAACACCCCGGTGATGGTCGCCGACAGCAGCACCGGCTCAATCCGCCTCGGTGGCATCTACAACATCAAGGAACTCAACAGCCTTGTGGCGACGCTGCCCAAGGTGTTGCCGGTCTACCTGACCCGCAACAAGGACGGCAATCCGGTCCTCAACTCCATGCCGCAGCAACCGCCTAAAAGCTGAAGGCCGCAACCCTTGCGGGGTGCGGCCTTCTTTCTGAACACAAACTCTGTTCGATTTACTGTTTGGCCACCTTCGCGGCTTTTTCATCCTGCTCGCGAATTGTCAGTGCCTGGTACTGCGGGTCCGAAGTGATCTGCTGTTCGGTGAACGGCAACACACTCAACTGTTTCTTCGAGAAGGCCAGTGTCTGGTCGTTGGCGTGCTTCGAGGCCGGGTCGCTGGACAACGAAAACGCCAACAGCCCATTGGCCTGCGGTCCCTTGTCGTCGAACGTCACCACTTGCAAATAGCTGGTGCCACTGACCACTTCGCGTTTGCCGTCGGTTCTCGGCACGCTCTGAATCGCGTTATACACGCCCAGAGTGCCCGGTCCGCCGTGAATCGGCGTCTGCTGGCCACCGCTGCTGACCACCTGGATATCGCCCCAGCGGCTGTCCGTCTTGAGCCCCGATGTGTTGACCGATTCCACCGACGCCAGCATCGCCTCGCGCACAACCTTGGCAACTTCCGCCCGCTCGACCGCCAGGCCGCGAGGCGTGTGTTGCGGGTCTTTCGGATCAAACACCACACGCCAGACATCGGGCGCTTCCTGCAGCGCTTCCATGACATTCTGGAAATGTACAAACCCCACGCCGCTGTCGAGATTCGCGCTGCGGTCCCAGGCCTTCAGACTGGCACACAGCGGTGTGAGCGTCGGCGCGTCGGCGCCCAGGTCTTCAGCGCAGAATTTCAACAAATCCGGCATCACTTGAGTCGCCTGGTACACCTGATCGTCCATCACCATCTGTTGCAGATCAGCGGCAGCAATCGGGCCAGCCTTGTTCAGTGTGCCCAGGCGATCCAGCGCAAAACGTGAGCGCAGGCCCAACGGCTGGCTGTCCTGGCTGATCAGTGGCGAGAAACCGGTGAGCGGTTGTGCCGGGTTGGCCATCCACGCCGAATCGTTGGAGTGCTGCACAAAGTCCTTGCGCAACAGCTGCGGTAATGTGTCCGAGGCATAAATGCCTTTTTGCGCCGCCGCCGGGTCGATGTCCCAGGCACAGGCGCTGTTGGAACCGTCGAGCACGATCATCTGCAACCCGGCCCGTGGATCGCTGCACGCGGCCAGTTTGTCGACACTGACGTTCGGCACCACCGACAGGTTCATGTACAGCGTCTGCCCCTGATCGTCCGCCGCCAGGGTGTTGACCCACGGGATGCCCTGGATCTTGTGAACCGATGCCTGCAATTCCTTGAGGCTGACCGCACGATTCATCGCGTACCACTGCTGCAACACCCGGTCGTTATCGAGGTTGGCATCGCGCAGGCTGTAGGCGAACTGGTTATCCCAGTCCAGTTTTCCCGGCCATTGCACGATTGGGCCGAATTGCGAGCTGTAGATCACGCGAGAGACCGCCCGGGTCTGTCCGTCAGGCTGTTTCACCTTAACGGTCACGGTCTGCTGCTTCATCGGCAGCGATTTGCCGTCGAGCAAATAGCGGGTCGGGTCCTTCGGATCGAGTTGCAGGCGATACAGGGTGAAATGCTTGGACGAGTCCACGGTGTGGGTCCAGGCCAGGTGTTGATTGAAGCCGATGTTGATCATCGGCAGACCGGGCAGCGCGGCGCCCATCACATCGAGTTTACCGGGGATGGTCAGGTGCATCTGATAGAAGCGCATCCCGCCGACCCACGGAAAATGCGGATTGGCCAACAACATGCCACGGCCATTGAAGGAGCGCTCACTGCCCACCGCGACTGCGTTGCTGCCGCGATCCAGCGCGAAGCGTTGAATGCGCGCAGCGGCTAGCTGGAACTGCGCCGAGGCCTGCGTATTCTGCGCGACCGTTTTGGGCGGCGTGGCACCGGCCAGCGCTTCGGCAAACTGCCCGACGCCGCCTTCCACCAACAGGCGCCGCGTCAACTTGACCAGGTCCTGCGCGGTGATGTCCCGCACCCATTCGCCCTGGCATTGCTGCGGCAAGCCTTGTGCGCGACGTTCCGCCAGCGAGCGGTTGTAACCCGCCACATACCCTTCAATGAGGTCGCGGACTTCCGGGGTCTGCGCCTGCCAGAACGCAGCGACCGCTTGCGGCGTATTCAACCAGTTGAAAAACACGTCGCTGACCTGATTTTCGCGCTCTTCGACCGTGAACTGCTCCGGGCCGAAATAACGTGAACGCTCGCCGTTCACCGTGGTGATCTCATTGGCCAGCAGGCACAGATTGTCCTGCGCGTACGCGTAGCCGATGCCGTAGCCGAGGCCACGTTCGTTGTCGGCACGAATATGCGGCACGCCGAAGCTGGTCCGGCGGATATCGGCCGTCGCCGAAGCATCCGGCTGGCTGCGCGCGTGTGCCGCAAGACTCAAGCCCACCAACACGGCGGCAAGGCTCAATCGGGTTAACTGCCTGGTAATAATCACACTCGCTCCTGATCCAAATGCACGCAAATAGCCCTTGTAGGAGCGAGGCTTGCCCGCGAAGAAGGAGTCCTGGCCAACATAAGTGTTGACTGATCCCCCCTCTTCGCGGGCAAGCCTCGCTCCTACAGGAACGAAATCCATGACAAAAATTTAGGCCGCTGGAGGGCGTTTCTGCGGGGGTTTACAAGCTTCTGACGTGATGGCAACAAAATTTCTACATCTGATCCTTCATGATTTGGGTGGCTCGTACGTCTTATTGAGTAAGAGCACCCAACACATCTTTCCGGTTCAGGCTCTGAAAAGGAGATTTTGCATGTACAACTCGCAACTGCCAACGGACGGTAGCACTGCGCCAATGGGCACTTCCATGGGCTCGGGCCTGTTCAATCCGCGTACTGAACGACACAGCAACGAACGGATCCGGGTACTGCTCAAGAGCTTCGGCCTGCGCACCAGCCTGATCCGCCTGAAAGTCATCGACGCCTTGCTGACCGCCGCCGAAAGCGATCGCAGCCTGGGTGTGCGCGGCGTCCACAGTCACCTGCTGGACCTGGATATTCCGCTGTCCTTTCTCAGTGTGCGCGAAGTGTTGAAACGCTTGTGCAGCGAAGGCGTGATCACCCTGAACCCGGACAAAAGCTACAGCTTGCACCCGCAGGCGTTCGCCGCATTGCACGGCGAATAACCTGCCCGTGGTGCGTCGCTCAGGGCTTGACCTTGCGACGCATCACGCCATTGATCACCACCACGATCACCGCCACGCCAATAGCGATGTACTGGAACAGTTTTTCGCTGATGACCCCGGCATTCTGCAAATACGAAAGGCCAAACATGATCCCCAGCACCACCAGGGAGATCAGAATCGAGTATTTCAAACGTTGCGACTGGGTCATTGCCCTTTTCCTTAAACAAAAAGCTAAAACGTAAGGCGAACCTGAAAATGTATCGGGTTTGTATCCGAATGCATGCCAAGCCACTACCGTTTTCCGGGGATGGGGCGCTGCAAACGGGGTCTCATGTTACAGCCGATGAAGCCTTTTGGCTTCATAGCGGCGATAACCATGAGGATTTTGAAATGTTCCGTCGAATCACACTGCTGATTCCCCTGCTGGCCATACTTTCCCTGAGCGGCTGCATTATTTTCCCCCACGGCGGATGGCACGGCGGCCA contains:
- a CDS encoding fe2+ zn2+ uptake regulation protein, with translation MYNSQLPTDGSTAPMGTSMGSGLFNPRTERHSNERIRVLLKSFGLRTSLIRLKVIDALLTAAESDRSLGVRGVHSHLLDLDIPLSFLSVREVLKRLCSEGVITLNPDKSYSLHPQAFAALHGE
- the pvdQ gene encoding bifunctional acylase PvdQ; protein product: MIITRQLTRLSLAAVLVGLSLAAHARSQPDASATADIRRTSFGVPHIRADNERGLGYGIGYAYAQDNLCLLANEITTVNGERSRYFGPEQFTVEERENQVSDVFFNWLNTPQAVAAFWQAQTPEVRDLIEGYVAGYNRSLAERRAQGLPQQCQGEWVRDITAQDLVKLTRRLLVEGGVGQFAEALAGATPPKTVAQNTQASAQFQLAAARIQRFALDRGSNAVAVGSERSFNGRGMLLANPHFPWVGGMRFYQMHLTIPGKLDVMGAALPGLPMINIGFNQHLAWTHTVDSSKHFTLYRLQLDPKDPTRYLLDGKSLPMKQQTVTVKVKQPDGQTRAVSRVIYSSQFGPIVQWPGKLDWDNQFAYSLRDANLDNDRVLQQWYAMNRAVSLKELQASVHKIQGIPWVNTLAADDQGQTLYMNLSVVPNVSVDKLAACSDPRAGLQMIVLDGSNSACAWDIDPAAAQKGIYASDTLPQLLRKDFVQHSNDSAWMANPAQPLTGFSPLISQDSQPLGLRSRFALDRLGTLNKAGPIAAADLQQMVMDDQVYQATQVMPDLLKFCAEDLGADAPTLTPLCASLKAWDRSANLDSGVGFVHFQNVMEALQEAPDVWRVVFDPKDPQHTPRGLAVERAEVAKVVREAMLASVESVNTSGLKTDSRWGDIQVVSSGGQQTPIHGGPGTLGVYNAIQSVPRTDGKREVVSGTSYLQVVTFDDKGPQANGLLAFSLSSDPASKHANDQTLAFSKKQLSVLPFTEQQITSDPQYQALTIREQDEKAAKVAKQ